One genomic region from Manis pentadactyla isolate mManPen7 chromosome 12, mManPen7.hap1, whole genome shotgun sequence encodes:
- the ZBTB2 gene encoding zinc finger and BTB domain-containing protein 2 isoform X1, with translation MGVMTELPQRTVIKKKMDLANHGLILLQQLNAQREFGFLCDCTVAIGDVYFKAHKSVLASFSNYFKMLFVHQTSDCVRLKSTDIQPDIFSYLLHLMYTGKMAPQLIDPVQLEQGIKFLHAYPLIQEASLASQGAFSHPDQLFPLASSLYGIQIADHPLRQATKIAPAPEKLGRDARPQTSRMSQEQVPEASQLSQLTSNLTQVNRTHMTPSDPLQTPLSPELVSTPVPPPPPGDETNLEASSSDEQPASLTIAHVKPSIMKRNGSFPKYYACHLCGRRFTLRSSLREHLQIHTGVPFTSSQPGESRVPLSLCSNAADLGKDAMEVPETGMISDSELQHISDSPIIDGQQHSETPPPSDIADIDNLEQVDQEREVKRRKYECTICGRKFIQKSHWREHMYIHTGKPFKCSTCDKSFCRANQAARHVCLNQSIDTYTMVDKQTLELCTFEEGSQMDNMLVQTNKPYKCNLCDKTFSTPNEVVKHSCRNQNSDVFSLDEGRSILLGSGNSEVTEPDHPVLASIKKEQETVLLD, from the exons atgggagtaatgacAGAACTACCTCAGAGGACTGTG attaaaaaaaaaatggatttggcCAACCACGGACTTATTCTCCTGCAACAGTTAAACGCTCAGCGAGAGTTTGGTTTCCTGTGTGACTGCACGGTTGCCATCGGCGATGTGTACTTCAAAGCACACAAATCAGTTCTTGCTTCATTCTCCAATTACTTTAAGATGTTGTTTGTCCATCAGACCAG TGACTGTGTCCGTTTGAAATCAACTGACATACAGCCTGATATTTTCAGCTATCTCTTACATTTGATGTACACTGGAAAAATGGCGCCTCAGCTGATTGACCCTGTTCAACTGGAACAGGGGATCAAGTTTCTACACGCTTACCCACTGATCCAGGAGGCTAGCCTGGCCAGCCAGGGAGCCTTTTCTCATCCTGACCAACTTTTCCCACTGGCTTCTTCCTTGTATGGCATTCAGATTGCAGATCACCCCCTGAGACAAGCCACCAAGATTGCTCCGGCACCTGAAAAGCTTGGGCGAGACGCACGGCCACAGACCTCCAGGATGAGCCAGGAGCAGGTGCCTGAAGCCTCACAGCTTTCTCAGCTGACTTCCAATCTGACCCAGGTGAATCGGACACACATGACTCCCTCAGACCCACTGCAGACTCCGCTGTCGCCAGAACTGGTTTCCACTCCtgtgcctccccctcctcctgggGACGAGACCAATCTGGAAGCCTCTTCCTCTGATGAACAGCCTGCATCCCTCACCATAGCCCACGTCAAGCCGAGCATCATGAAGAGGAATGGAAGCTTCCCAAAGTACTACGCTTGCCACTTGTGTGGCCGGCGCTTTACCCTCCGGAGCAGTTTGCGGGAGCACCTCCAGATTCACACGGGAGTACCGTTCACGTCAAGCCAACCAGGAGAGAGCCGAGTTCCCCTGTCTCTTTGTAGCAATGCAGCTGACCTAGGAAAAGATGCCATGGAGGTGCCTGAAACTGGGATGATAAGTGACAGTGAGCTGCAGCACATTTCAGACTCCCCGATCATAGACGGGCAGCAGCACTCGGAGACACCGCCGCCCTCAGACATTGCGGACATTGACAACCTGGAGCAGGTGGACCAAGAGAGGGAGGTAAAGAGACGGAAGTATGAGTGCACAATATGTGGACGCAAATTCATCCAGAAAAGCCACTGGCGGGagcacatgtacatacacacggGGAAGCCTTTCAAATGCAGCACTTGTGACAAGAGTTTTTGCAGGGCCAACCAGGCTGCCCGGCACGTGTGCCTCAACCAGAGCATCGACACGTACACCATGGTGGACAAACAGACGCTGGAGCTCTGCACGTTTGAGGAAGGCAGTCAGATGGACAACATGTTGGTACAAACCAACAAACCCTACAAATGCAACTTGTGTGACAAAACGTTCTCGACTCCCAATGAGGTGGTTAAACATTCATGCCGAAACCAGAACTCAGACGTCTTTTCCCTTGACGAAGGGCGGTCCATCCTCCTGGGCAGTGGGAACTCTGAAGTCACAGAACCTGACCACCCAGTGTTAGCTTCCATCAAAAAGGAACAGGAAACAGTGTTGTTAGACTGA
- the ZBTB2 gene encoding zinc finger and BTB domain-containing protein 2 isoform X2 produces the protein MDLANHGLILLQQLNAQREFGFLCDCTVAIGDVYFKAHKSVLASFSNYFKMLFVHQTSDCVRLKSTDIQPDIFSYLLHLMYTGKMAPQLIDPVQLEQGIKFLHAYPLIQEASLASQGAFSHPDQLFPLASSLYGIQIADHPLRQATKIAPAPEKLGRDARPQTSRMSQEQVPEASQLSQLTSNLTQVNRTHMTPSDPLQTPLSPELVSTPVPPPPPGDETNLEASSSDEQPASLTIAHVKPSIMKRNGSFPKYYACHLCGRRFTLRSSLREHLQIHTGVPFTSSQPGESRVPLSLCSNAADLGKDAMEVPETGMISDSELQHISDSPIIDGQQHSETPPPSDIADIDNLEQVDQEREVKRRKYECTICGRKFIQKSHWREHMYIHTGKPFKCSTCDKSFCRANQAARHVCLNQSIDTYTMVDKQTLELCTFEEGSQMDNMLVQTNKPYKCNLCDKTFSTPNEVVKHSCRNQNSDVFSLDEGRSILLGSGNSEVTEPDHPVLASIKKEQETVLLD, from the exons atggatttggcCAACCACGGACTTATTCTCCTGCAACAGTTAAACGCTCAGCGAGAGTTTGGTTTCCTGTGTGACTGCACGGTTGCCATCGGCGATGTGTACTTCAAAGCACACAAATCAGTTCTTGCTTCATTCTCCAATTACTTTAAGATGTTGTTTGTCCATCAGACCAG TGACTGTGTCCGTTTGAAATCAACTGACATACAGCCTGATATTTTCAGCTATCTCTTACATTTGATGTACACTGGAAAAATGGCGCCTCAGCTGATTGACCCTGTTCAACTGGAACAGGGGATCAAGTTTCTACACGCTTACCCACTGATCCAGGAGGCTAGCCTGGCCAGCCAGGGAGCCTTTTCTCATCCTGACCAACTTTTCCCACTGGCTTCTTCCTTGTATGGCATTCAGATTGCAGATCACCCCCTGAGACAAGCCACCAAGATTGCTCCGGCACCTGAAAAGCTTGGGCGAGACGCACGGCCACAGACCTCCAGGATGAGCCAGGAGCAGGTGCCTGAAGCCTCACAGCTTTCTCAGCTGACTTCCAATCTGACCCAGGTGAATCGGACACACATGACTCCCTCAGACCCACTGCAGACTCCGCTGTCGCCAGAACTGGTTTCCACTCCtgtgcctccccctcctcctgggGACGAGACCAATCTGGAAGCCTCTTCCTCTGATGAACAGCCTGCATCCCTCACCATAGCCCACGTCAAGCCGAGCATCATGAAGAGGAATGGAAGCTTCCCAAAGTACTACGCTTGCCACTTGTGTGGCCGGCGCTTTACCCTCCGGAGCAGTTTGCGGGAGCACCTCCAGATTCACACGGGAGTACCGTTCACGTCAAGCCAACCAGGAGAGAGCCGAGTTCCCCTGTCTCTTTGTAGCAATGCAGCTGACCTAGGAAAAGATGCCATGGAGGTGCCTGAAACTGGGATGATAAGTGACAGTGAGCTGCAGCACATTTCAGACTCCCCGATCATAGACGGGCAGCAGCACTCGGAGACACCGCCGCCCTCAGACATTGCGGACATTGACAACCTGGAGCAGGTGGACCAAGAGAGGGAGGTAAAGAGACGGAAGTATGAGTGCACAATATGTGGACGCAAATTCATCCAGAAAAGCCACTGGCGGGagcacatgtacatacacacggGGAAGCCTTTCAAATGCAGCACTTGTGACAAGAGTTTTTGCAGGGCCAACCAGGCTGCCCGGCACGTGTGCCTCAACCAGAGCATCGACACGTACACCATGGTGGACAAACAGACGCTGGAGCTCTGCACGTTTGAGGAAGGCAGTCAGATGGACAACATGTTGGTACAAACCAACAAACCCTACAAATGCAACTTGTGTGACAAAACGTTCTCGACTCCCAATGAGGTGGTTAAACATTCATGCCGAAACCAGAACTCAGACGTCTTTTCCCTTGACGAAGGGCGGTCCATCCTCCTGGGCAGTGGGAACTCTGAAGTCACAGAACCTGACCACCCAGTGTTAGCTTCCATCAAAAAGGAACAGGAAACAGTGTTGTTAGACTGA